A DNA window from Arachis duranensis cultivar V14167 chromosome 3, aradu.V14167.gnm2.J7QH, whole genome shotgun sequence contains the following coding sequences:
- the LOC127745698 gene encoding probable ubiquitin-conjugating enzyme E2 24, with protein MEVNWANGITTKVAPYKVFRIEKHEGSSVISIPQETNVDELPQEMIEHRSLPSDKKEKDLLNSDGVRENCEKQFGECSSFSLPRAAFELFSSIKASIFQTLGATPLSGAVSSVPTYEEENRSDFPNKDLKTCNQCTHSHQVDKLQFIEEITPNPEVVKTHEHNNFLFLVYRSFVNPF; from the exons ATGGAGGTGAATTGGGCTAATGGTATCACAACCAAG GTTGCACCTTATAAAGTTTTTCGAATTGAAAAACATGAAGGTTCATCTGTTATCTCCATTCCTCAGGAAACTAATGTTGATGAGTTACCTCAAGAGATGATTGAACACAGAAGTCTACCCTCTGACAAGAAGGAAAAG GACTTGTTAAATAGTGATGGTGTTAGAGAAAATTGTGAAAAGCAATTTGGGGAGTGTAGTTCCTTTTCCCTTCCTCGAGCCGCCTTTGAACTTTTCTCCAGCATTAAAGCCAGCATATTCCAGACACTTGGTGCAACACCCCTTTCAGGAGCAGTTTCCTCAGTACCCACATATGAAGAAGAGAATCGATCTGATTTTCCtaataaagatttgaaaacttGTAACCAATGCACTCACTCACATCAAGTGGATAAGTTGCAATTTATTGAAGAAATAACTCCAAATCCAGAAGTTGTCAAGACTCATGAACataataattttctatttttagtctACAGGAGTTTTGTAAACCccttttaa
- the LOC127745497 gene encoding cellulose synthase A catalytic subunit 8 [UDP-forming]-like: MLGDEGSTKKFLIVTITVTVTGHGEHRESALEQRRRFQALAMAPSFHTRCLYMRRDCEVEVAAVVGVAAGGEAGSMGTELEPQQQFDTSNKLIKSLKQHNFTPDLVNGGKALPNEETLLLASCNYETNTKWGQEIGLLYGTVCEDVHTGFMLNCNGRNSVFCDPAKPQFLRNSTTNLNEFLIQGTRWGSGLLDIG, encoded by the exons ATGTTAGGCGACGAGGGAAGTACAAAGAAGTTTTTGATAGTGACGATTACGGTGACGGTGACGGGGCACGGTGAACATAGAGAGAGCGCTCTCGAACAGAGGAGACGATTTCAAGCTCTTGCGATGGCGCCAAGCTTCCACACTCGATGTCTGTACATGCGACGGGACTGCGAGGTTGAGGTGGCTGCCGTGGTTGGCGTAGCTGCGGGCGGCGAGGCTGGGTCAATGG GCACTGAACTTGAACCCCAACAACAATTTGACACATCCAACAAGTTAATCAAATCCTTAAAACAACATAATTTCACTCCTGATTTGGTGAATGGCGGGAAAGCTTTACCTAATGAAGAAACTCTACTTTTGGCTTCATGTAACTATGAAACTAACACTAAATGGGGTCAAGAG ATTGGATTATTGTATGGTACTGTATGTGAAGATGTTCACACTGGATTCATGCTGAATTGCAATGGTCGAAATTCAGTTTTTTGTGATCCAGCTAAGCCACAGTTCCTTCGAAACAGTACAACTAACCTAAATGAATTTCTAATTCAAGGAACAAGATGGGGTTCTGGTCTGCTTGACATTGGTTGA
- the LOC110278545 gene encoding uncharacterized protein LOC110278545, with the protein MHCDKDGLTANDVLEMEHQDMYKEAKCWIKETAQSCSTVAVLVATVVFAAACTIPGGSENGTPVGDVPFNPNIAIQAMEFLQVPPKKTQSGICTVVLLIGVHNAGIQRNRFADDSVGEHKMDFCFVLLCWIPSCGYICMDAIPIL; encoded by the exons ATGCATTGTGACAAAGATGGCCTAACAGCTAATGATGTTTTAGAAATGGAGCATCAGGATATGTATAAAGAGGCAAAGTGCTGGATAAAGGAGACAGCTCAATCATGCTCCACAGTAGCAGTTCTTGTTGCCACAGTTGTCTTTGCTGCTGCCTGCACAATCCCAGGTGGGAGTGAAAACGGCACACCAGT TGGTGATGTTCCTTTCAATCCTAACATTGCCATTCAAGCTATGGAATTTCTACAAGTCCCTCCCAAGAAAACTCAATCTGGGATTTGCACTGTTGTTCTTCTCATTGGTGTGCACAATGCTGGCATTCAGCGCAACCGTTTTGCTGACGATTCAGTTGGAGAACACAAAATGGACTTCTGTTTTGTTCTATTGTGCTGGATTCCTTCTTGTGGCTATATTTGCATGGATGCAATTCCCATTCTATAA